The following are from one region of the Planctomonas sp. JC2975 genome:
- a CDS encoding SDR family oxidoreductase → MTSDSQPAARSALITGGSRGVGACLAALLAADGVDVTLTFRRSQEAADDVVAGIRAAGGSARAVRLELESAADIEALFAEGATFDCLVANAAASAFKPIERLSTSNLERSWETNVRSFVLLAQHAVSRMPRGGRVVAVTSYGASRAFPAYGAIGADKAALESWVRHMAAEFGERGITVNAVNGGLFDTDSFRHYYADDSLPDPETMAARVPLGRIGTPDDLAHAVRFLLSPEAGYITGQTLVVDGGLTIVAPPYWSEVRAAQRGRPDNVGQQTESSNTQRRGNDDR, encoded by the coding sequence TTGACTTCCGACAGTCAGCCGGCAGCGCGGTCGGCGCTGATCACCGGAGGATCTCGAGGTGTCGGTGCCTGCCTGGCGGCCTTGCTCGCCGCAGACGGCGTCGACGTCACCCTGACCTTCCGGCGCTCGCAGGAGGCGGCGGATGACGTTGTGGCGGGCATCAGAGCGGCGGGGGGAAGCGCGAGGGCGGTGCGGCTCGAGCTGGAGTCGGCCGCCGACATCGAAGCGCTCTTCGCAGAGGGTGCGACTTTCGACTGCCTGGTGGCCAACGCCGCCGCATCCGCATTCAAACCGATCGAGCGGCTTTCGACGTCCAACCTGGAACGCTCGTGGGAGACGAACGTGCGGTCGTTCGTGCTGCTCGCGCAGCACGCAGTGTCGCGGATGCCACGTGGCGGCCGCGTCGTCGCCGTCACCAGCTACGGTGCGAGCCGGGCGTTCCCGGCGTATGGCGCCATCGGTGCGGACAAGGCGGCGCTGGAATCGTGGGTGCGGCACATGGCAGCCGAGTTCGGGGAACGCGGAATCACGGTGAACGCCGTCAATGGCGGCCTCTTCGACACCGACTCGTTCCGGCACTACTACGCCGATGACTCACTGCCGGATCCCGAGACCATGGCGGCACGTGTTCCGCTCGGTCGTATAGGCACACCGGACGACCTGGCGCACGCCGTGCGCTTCCTGCTGTCGCCGGAGGCCGGATACATCACGGGTCAGACCCTGGTGGTGGATGGCGGCCTCACGATCGTCGCGCCGCCGTACTGGTCAGAGGTGCGCGCCGCGCAGCGCGGGCGACCGGACAACGTCGGCCAACAGACAGAGTCGAGCAACACACAGAGGAGAGGCAACGATGACCGATGA
- a CDS encoding aminoglycoside phosphotransferase family protein has translation MQTPAADIHVDESLVHALLSEQHPDLTGDLRLVANGWDNVIFRLGDELAVRMPRRDVAAHLIAHEQRWLPFLAGALPVPVPVPVRVGAPSERFRWPWSVVRWVEGIDAADATASERTPLAVPLARFVSALHTPAPHTPNGMLHPDVPLNPVRGVPLASRDRAVRERLWELQRLWDITALGELWEESLSAPRWHGVPIWLHGDLHPGNLLLDDRGDLAAVIDFGDLTAGDPATDLATAWLTFGPEARRVFRAVVTDASEPESGAADAATWLRARGWALCMGTALATASDDNPRMHALGTHVLSQLLREAYGR, from the coding sequence ATGCAGACCCCCGCAGCTGACATCCATGTCGACGAAAGCCTCGTGCACGCGCTGCTTTCCGAGCAGCACCCCGACCTGACTGGCGACCTGCGCCTGGTCGCCAACGGCTGGGACAACGTCATCTTCCGACTCGGCGACGAGCTCGCCGTGCGGATGCCCCGCCGCGACGTCGCCGCCCACCTCATCGCACACGAGCAGCGGTGGCTGCCGTTCCTCGCGGGCGCACTCCCCGTGCCGGTTCCGGTACCCGTGCGGGTCGGCGCACCCAGCGAGCGGTTCCGCTGGCCGTGGAGCGTCGTTCGCTGGGTGGAGGGGATTGACGCAGCGGATGCCACGGCATCCGAACGCACGCCCCTCGCTGTCCCCCTCGCGCGCTTCGTCTCGGCGCTTCACACTCCTGCGCCTCATACGCCGAATGGCATGCTGCATCCGGATGTGCCGCTCAATCCGGTGCGTGGCGTTCCGCTCGCCTCGCGCGACCGCGCGGTGCGCGAACGCCTGTGGGAACTGCAGCGCCTCTGGGACATCACCGCCCTTGGCGAGCTGTGGGAGGAATCCCTGAGCGCACCGCGTTGGCACGGAGTGCCGATCTGGCTGCATGGCGACCTGCATCCCGGAAACCTGCTGCTCGACGATCGAGGAGACCTCGCCGCCGTCATCGACTTCGGCGATCTGACGGCGGGCGATCCGGCCACCGATCTCGCGACCGCATGGCTCACGTTCGGCCCTGAAGCGCGACGGGTGTTCCGCGCGGTGGTGACCGACGCATCCGAGCCGGAGTCCGGAGCCGCGGATGCCGCCACCTGGCTCCGTGCCCGCGGCTGGGCGCTCTGCATGGGCACCGCGCTCGCCACCGCGTCGGACGACAACCCGCGCATGCACGCGCTCGGCACCCACGTGCTGTCGCAACTTCTGCGTGAGGCGTACGGACGCTAG
- a CDS encoding glutamine amidotransferase, with product MRPFVLIATRFDDPIADAEYRAFRTFGGLAAEELVRIRLERDPMPELDLDDYSGVFVGGSPFNASDLQSSKSETQVRVEFEMSQLLDRIVAADFPFFGACYGVGTLGVHEGAVIDRTFGEEVDAVEVTLTEAGMRDPLFAGIPSPFHAWVGHKEAVAELPADATLLATGTRCPIQAFRIKNNLYATQFHPELTADDIVERVRAYRFEGYFAPEELDATVHAIRSASPVTVPGRLLSAFTRRYARP from the coding sequence GTGCGCCCCTTCGTCCTGATCGCCACGCGCTTCGACGACCCGATCGCCGACGCGGAGTATCGGGCGTTCCGCACGTTCGGCGGGCTCGCGGCTGAGGAGCTGGTGCGCATCCGCCTCGAGCGCGATCCGATGCCCGAGCTGGACCTCGACGACTACTCCGGCGTGTTCGTCGGCGGCAGTCCCTTCAACGCCAGCGACCTGCAGAGCTCGAAGAGCGAGACTCAGGTGCGCGTCGAGTTCGAGATGTCGCAGCTGCTCGATCGGATCGTTGCCGCCGACTTCCCGTTCTTCGGCGCCTGCTACGGGGTCGGCACGCTCGGCGTGCACGAGGGCGCAGTGATCGACCGCACGTTCGGCGAGGAGGTCGACGCCGTCGAGGTGACACTCACGGAGGCCGGCATGCGCGATCCGCTGTTCGCCGGAATCCCGTCGCCGTTCCACGCCTGGGTCGGACACAAGGAGGCGGTCGCCGAGTTGCCTGCCGATGCCACGCTGCTCGCAACGGGGACCAGGTGTCCGATCCAGGCGTTCCGCATCAAAAACAACCTCTACGCCACTCAGTTCCATCCGGAGCTCACCGCCGACGACATCGTGGAGCGCGTGCGGGCGTACCGCTTCGAGGGCTACTTCGCGCCGGAGGAGCTGGATGCCACGGTGCACGCCATCCGCTCGGCCTCCCCTGTCACGGTCCCCGGTCGCCTGCTCAGCGCCTTCACCCGCCGCTATGCGCGCCCCTGA
- a CDS encoding metalloregulator ArsR/SmtB family transcription factor: MEISATGKNVTEVDSGIGAVFSALADPTRRRIVDALQSDETTVGELASRLGVATPAMSKHLTVLENAGLISRRRDAQRRLCRLEPSGFQDLHEWARRYESIWAGSLDNLNDYLAGLGSADPAAAGPAPRPGRATRRAASAEEEHA; encoded by the coding sequence ATGGAAATTTCCGCGACAGGAAAGAACGTCACAGAGGTCGACTCCGGCATCGGGGCCGTCTTCTCCGCGCTCGCGGATCCCACACGCCGTCGGATCGTCGACGCCCTGCAGAGCGACGAGACGACCGTCGGGGAGCTCGCCTCCCGTCTGGGAGTTGCGACTCCCGCGATGTCGAAACACCTGACCGTGCTCGAGAACGCCGGCCTCATCTCGCGTCGCCGCGATGCTCAGCGACGCTTGTGCCGGCTGGAGCCATCCGGATTCCAAGACCTCCACGAATGGGCTCGCCGCTACGAGAGCATCTGGGCAGGCAGCCTCGACAATCTGAACGACTACCTCGCGGGTCTGGGCAGCGCGGATCCGGCGGCGGCTGGACCGGCGCCACGACCCGGCCGCGCGACGCGCAGAGCAGCGAGCGCCGAGGAGGAACACGCATGA
- a CDS encoding SRPBCC domain-containing protein, with amino-acid sequence MNANATTEQRDAAGIRLSRVLPANAPTVFRALSEPEHLMRWWGPPNCRVVECTVDFTVGGIWHYRLASSDGAQHWSRAVYREIVPDSRIVYAETGSDAAGSVVHDRPAAVGTLTLTPDPDGTRLDVRLVFVSPLERDNAVANGVEAGFTAALDQLTELLSSAA; translated from the coding sequence ATGAACGCGAACGCGACGACCGAGCAGCGGGATGCCGCTGGCATCCGGCTCTCTCGCGTGCTTCCGGCGAACGCGCCGACCGTCTTCCGGGCGCTGTCGGAGCCCGAGCACCTCATGCGCTGGTGGGGACCGCCGAACTGCCGTGTGGTGGAGTGCACCGTCGACTTCACGGTCGGCGGCATCTGGCACTACCGTCTCGCGTCGAGCGACGGCGCGCAGCACTGGAGCCGCGCTGTGTACCGCGAGATCGTTCCGGACTCCCGCATCGTCTACGCGGAGACCGGATCGGATGCCGCAGGCAGCGTCGTGCACGACCGTCCCGCCGCCGTCGGGACACTGACGCTCACGCCCGACCCCGACGGTACCCGTCTGGACGTTCGGCTCGTCTTCGTCTCTCCGTTGGAGCGCGACAATGCCGTCGCGAACGGTGTCGAAGCGGGCTTCACGGCAGCACTGGACCAGCTGACGGAGCTCCTGTCCAGCGCGGCATGA
- a CDS encoding alpha/beta hydrolase, translating into MSETSLTAVRSADGTAIAYEAHGDGPGVILIDGAMCFRDSGPMRPLCTQLNDDFTVLMYDRRGRGESGDTAPYDVDRELDDLDSLLDVLLESTGTACAAPALLGMSSGAALTLRAAARLGDRIRGVVVYEPPFMPEPLTDGARAYTEALREALAAGDRDRAVTLFLARVGMPEQAIAGMQQSPAWQGMTGIAQTLAYDDAVMGDSRIPTDLVADITAPVLALAGGASPDMLLYGARGVADAARNGAFAVLPGQAHDVHAAALAGAIREFLRP; encoded by the coding sequence ATGTCCGAGACCTCACTCACCGCTGTGCGCTCCGCCGACGGAACGGCCATCGCCTACGAAGCGCACGGCGACGGACCCGGCGTGATCCTGATCGACGGGGCGATGTGCTTCAGGGATTCGGGGCCGATGCGTCCGCTCTGCACGCAGCTGAACGACGACTTCACGGTGCTCATGTATGACCGGCGCGGTCGGGGCGAGAGTGGCGACACGGCTCCGTACGACGTCGACCGCGAACTCGACGACCTCGACTCGCTGCTCGACGTTCTGCTGGAGTCCACCGGCACGGCGTGCGCCGCCCCGGCCCTGCTCGGCATGTCGTCGGGGGCCGCATTGACGCTCCGCGCCGCCGCTCGCCTCGGCGACCGCATCCGCGGTGTGGTCGTCTACGAGCCGCCGTTCATGCCCGAACCGCTCACCGATGGGGCGCGCGCTTACACCGAGGCACTCCGCGAGGCCCTCGCCGCAGGCGACCGCGACCGAGCCGTCACCCTGTTCCTCGCACGCGTCGGGATGCCCGAGCAGGCCATCGCGGGCATGCAGCAGTCGCCTGCGTGGCAAGGCATGACCGGCATCGCGCAGACCCTCGCGTATGACGACGCCGTGATGGGCGACAGCCGGATCCCGACAGACCTCGTCGCGGACATCACGGCTCCCGTGCTGGCGCTGGCGGGAGGAGCGAGCCCGGACATGTTGCTGTACGGGGCTCGGGGAGTGGCGGACGCCGCACGCAACGGCGCGTTCGCAGTGCTCCCCGGCCAGGCTCACGATGTGCACGCAGCAGCATTGGCGGGCGCCATCCGCGAATTCCTGCGCCCCTGA
- a CDS encoding DUF998 domain-containing protein, which translates to MNQEVIEMASSQNDTSAESIAGATRIDCTPEARITKSLLGYGVIVGPFYVLVSVIQGLLTPGFDFARDSWSLLSLGPAGWVHVTVFVLTGLMLIGAAIGLHRHITAGPARTAWVYLVVYGVLLMGAGALQPDAADAAFTWHGAMHLLCGGLGFIAFAVWSFLVARRLAARSRRLAVLSAAVGAFLLVGSVCIAAGSGSVTANLVFTLAVVVSWAWLSIVSVIFYREAAVEGRIEVPVR; encoded by the coding sequence GTGAATCAGGAAGTGATCGAGATGGCTTCGTCGCAGAACGATACGTCTGCAGAGTCGATCGCCGGCGCGACGCGGATCGACTGCACGCCGGAGGCGCGAATCACCAAGTCCCTGCTCGGATACGGCGTGATCGTCGGCCCGTTCTACGTACTCGTGTCCGTGATCCAGGGGCTTCTGACGCCGGGTTTCGACTTCGCGAGGGACAGCTGGAGCCTCCTCTCGCTCGGTCCGGCCGGATGGGTGCACGTCACCGTGTTCGTGCTCACCGGCCTGATGCTGATCGGGGCGGCGATCGGACTGCACCGTCACATCACGGCCGGTCCCGCGCGCACGGCATGGGTGTACCTGGTCGTGTACGGCGTTCTGCTGATGGGTGCCGGAGCGCTCCAACCGGATGCCGCCGACGCCGCCTTCACGTGGCACGGGGCCATGCATCTGCTGTGCGGCGGTCTCGGTTTCATCGCCTTCGCGGTGTGGTCGTTCCTCGTCGCCCGCAGGCTTGCTGCGCGCTCGCGACGGCTTGCCGTGCTCAGCGCCGCGGTCGGCGCGTTCCTGCTCGTCGGCTCCGTGTGCATTGCAGCCGGTTCCGGATCGGTCACCGCGAACCTCGTGTTCACGCTGGCGGTCGTCGTGTCGTGGGCGTGGCTGTCCATCGTGTCCGTGATCTTCTACCGCGAAGCCGCGGTCGAGGGACGCATCGAGGTGCCGGTGCGCTGA
- a CDS encoding TetR/AcrR family transcriptional regulator: MRARKSAEILAAARELFLRDGFAATSIDAIAGAAGVSKATVYSNFTDKDALLIALLEAITEELSAVFARTAKGLEGDGTPRERFIGLGTSIVNGVLRPEVLSLRRLAVAQASAFPRQVAEFWRNGPASTVELIAAHLERMAKAGELDVAEPHEASAQLTYSLTGPFQDRALLAGELPSQREIAAHVSATVDAFLRAYAA; the protein is encoded by the coding sequence ATGCGAGCACGCAAGTCGGCAGAGATCCTGGCGGCGGCCCGCGAGCTGTTCCTGCGGGACGGCTTCGCCGCAACGTCCATCGATGCGATCGCCGGCGCGGCCGGCGTCTCCAAGGCCACGGTCTACAGCAACTTCACCGACAAGGACGCGCTGCTGATCGCACTCCTCGAGGCGATCACTGAGGAGTTGTCAGCGGTGTTCGCCCGAACCGCGAAAGGACTCGAGGGCGACGGAACGCCGCGCGAGCGTTTCATCGGCCTCGGCACCTCGATCGTGAACGGCGTGCTGCGCCCCGAAGTGCTCAGCCTGCGTCGGCTGGCGGTTGCACAGGCATCCGCCTTCCCCCGCCAGGTCGCCGAGTTCTGGCGAAACGGCCCGGCTTCCACCGTCGAGCTCATCGCTGCACATCTCGAGCGGATGGCGAAGGCCGGCGAGCTCGACGTCGCCGAGCCGCACGAGGCATCTGCGCAGCTCACGTACTCGCTGACCGGGCCGTTCCAGGACAGAGCCCTGCTCGCCGGCGAGCTGCCATCGCAGAGGGAGATCGCCGCTCATGTCAGTGCGACGGTCGACGCCTTCCTGCGCGCGTACGCCGCCTGA
- a CDS encoding arylsulfatase: MSKKFNGTIKLDVRDSVADWTPYEQSRARDGAPNVLVVLYDDTGMASWSPYGGRINMPTLDRLAKNGLTYTQWHTTALCSPTRSTFLTGRNHHANGMGNIMEGTNGFPGFSGQIPEECATIGQILQKNGYSTFWIGKDHNVPEQDVSTGGSKEQWPLSQGFDRFYGFLGGETNNWYPDLVEDNHFIEPPYSPEDGYHLSRDLADQTIRLLRDQNASNPSKPWYTWFCPGANHAPHHAPKEYIDKYKGVFDDGYDAYRTWVLARMIERGILPEGTALTPFNPMPEDEANPADYVKPWDSLSDDEKRLFSRMAEVFAGFSEYTDSQVGRIIDYLEETGQLDNTLIFYCADNGASGEGSPDGSVNENKFFNGFPDDLKENLDKIGVLGGPETYNHYPTGWAASFSTPFQMFKRYSQFSGGTCDPMIIHWPAGIKARGEVRHQYHHSTDIVATVLDVVGIEMPTVFRGVEQRPLDGISMRYSFDAEPDGPTQKKVQYFAMLGTRGIWKDGWKAAAIHAPLTGHGRFDEDRWELYHVDVDRSESKDLAAEHPEKLKELIDAWFEEAEKNHVLPLDDRSARDQLTIERPQDEPPRTRYVYFPDTTAVSESIAVNVRGRSFKIIADVILEENAQGVLFAHGSRFGGHSLFIRDGKLNYVYNFLGIPPEQTYTSEALTPGAHALGVEFIRESAGQHGESVGTCKLYVDDTVVAEGPMRAQIGKFTLAGDGLCIGYDSGDAVSSQYSDGCPFTGGKLLGVGVDVSGEQYLDLELEALAALARE; this comes from the coding sequence ATGTCGAAGAAGTTCAATGGCACGATCAAGCTCGATGTTCGAGATTCGGTCGCGGACTGGACGCCGTACGAGCAGTCGCGGGCCAGAGACGGCGCGCCGAACGTGCTGGTCGTTCTGTATGACGACACCGGTATGGCGTCCTGGTCGCCGTATGGCGGTCGCATCAATATGCCGACGCTCGATCGGCTCGCGAAGAACGGGCTGACCTACACGCAGTGGCACACGACTGCATTGTGCTCACCGACCCGCTCCACATTCCTCACCGGCCGCAACCATCACGCCAACGGCATGGGCAACATCATGGAAGGCACCAACGGCTTCCCGGGCTTTTCGGGGCAGATCCCGGAGGAGTGCGCGACGATCGGACAGATCCTCCAGAAGAACGGCTATTCGACGTTCTGGATCGGCAAGGACCACAACGTCCCGGAGCAGGATGTCTCGACCGGCGGCAGCAAGGAGCAGTGGCCGCTCTCGCAGGGCTTCGATCGCTTCTACGGGTTCCTCGGTGGGGAGACGAACAACTGGTACCCCGACCTTGTGGAGGACAACCATTTCATCGAGCCGCCATACTCACCGGAAGACGGCTACCACCTCTCGAGGGACCTCGCAGACCAGACGATCAGACTGCTGCGCGACCAGAACGCTTCGAACCCGTCGAAACCTTGGTACACCTGGTTCTGCCCGGGGGCGAACCACGCGCCGCACCATGCGCCCAAGGAGTACATCGACAAGTACAAGGGTGTGTTCGATGACGGCTACGACGCCTACCGCACGTGGGTGCTCGCCCGCATGATCGAGAGAGGCATCCTGCCTGAAGGCACTGCGCTCACGCCCTTCAACCCGATGCCGGAGGACGAAGCCAACCCGGCCGACTACGTCAAGCCGTGGGATTCGCTCTCCGACGACGAGAAGCGGCTCTTCAGCCGAATGGCCGAGGTGTTCGCGGGATTCAGCGAATACACGGATTCGCAGGTGGGCCGCATCATCGACTATCTGGAGGAGACCGGCCAACTCGACAACACGCTGATCTTCTATTGCGCAGACAACGGGGCGTCCGGTGAGGGATCGCCGGACGGATCGGTCAACGAGAACAAGTTCTTCAACGGGTTCCCCGACGACCTCAAGGAGAACCTCGACAAGATCGGCGTACTGGGCGGACCCGAGACGTACAACCACTACCCGACGGGATGGGCGGCTTCGTTCTCGACGCCGTTCCAGATGTTCAAGCGCTACTCGCAATTCTCCGGTGGCACGTGCGATCCGATGATCATCCACTGGCCGGCAGGCATCAAGGCCAGGGGCGAGGTCCGGCATCAGTACCATCACTCGACCGACATCGTCGCAACCGTGCTCGACGTCGTCGGCATCGAGATGCCGACGGTGTTCCGCGGTGTCGAGCAGCGCCCGCTCGACGGCATCTCCATGCGGTACTCCTTCGATGCGGAGCCCGACGGCCCGACGCAGAAGAAGGTCCAGTACTTCGCCATGCTCGGAACTCGCGGCATCTGGAAGGACGGCTGGAAGGCGGCCGCCATCCACGCCCCGCTCACCGGCCACGGTCGCTTCGACGAAGACCGGTGGGAGCTGTACCACGTCGATGTCGACCGCTCCGAGTCCAAGGATCTTGCGGCGGAGCATCCCGAGAAGCTCAAGGAGCTCATCGATGCCTGGTTCGAAGAGGCGGAGAAGAACCACGTTCTGCCGCTCGACGATCGGTCGGCGCGCGACCAGTTGACGATCGAACGCCCGCAGGATGAGCCGCCGCGAACACGGTACGTCTACTTTCCCGACACGACGGCGGTGTCCGAAAGCATCGCGGTCAACGTTCGTGGTCGGTCGTTCAAGATCATCGCGGACGTCATTCTCGAGGAGAACGCTCAGGGGGTGCTGTTCGCACACGGATCGCGCTTCGGTGGCCACTCGCTGTTCATCAGGGACGGCAAACTCAACTACGTGTACAACTTCCTCGGCATCCCGCCGGAGCAGACATACACGTCCGAGGCGCTGACCCCCGGAGCGCACGCACTCGGCGTCGAGTTCATCAGGGAGAGCGCGGGCCAGCACGGCGAGTCTGTCGGTACGTGCAAGCTCTATGTCGACGACACCGTCGTCGCGGAGGGTCCGATGCGCGCCCAGATCGGCAAGTTCACCCTCGCAGGAGATGGTTTGTGCATCGGCTACGACAGCGGCGACGCTGTCAGCAGCCAGTACTCCGACGGCTGTCCCTTCACAGGCGGCAAACTGCTCGGCGTGGGTGTGGACGTCAGCGGCGAGCAGTACCTCGACCTCGAGCTCGAGGCGCTCGCGGCACTCGCCCGCGAATAG